One stretch of Streptomyces zhihengii DNA includes these proteins:
- a CDS encoding GNAT family N-acetyltransferase, with the protein MTEIRTPRLRLRRWYDSDLAALADLHTDPRVMRWVDDGALLDLDGTAEAIERWEEEWDDEGFGVFAVELLASGELAGAVGLFVPAFLPETRHEVAIGWRLGSQFWGQGYASEAAQATLEFALQDRGLERVVAVIRVGDTASENVARKLGMALEREVQHPEHGYPLQIHSIDLTEYQG; encoded by the coding sequence ATGACAGAGATTCGCACCCCCCGCCTGCGGCTGCGCCGCTGGTACGACTCCGACCTCGCCGCCCTGGCGGACCTGCACACCGATCCACGGGTGATGCGGTGGGTCGACGACGGGGCGCTGCTCGATCTCGACGGGACGGCCGAGGCGATCGAGCGGTGGGAGGAGGAGTGGGACGACGAGGGCTTCGGCGTCTTCGCCGTCGAGCTGCTCGCCTCCGGGGAACTGGCGGGCGCGGTCGGGCTGTTCGTGCCCGCCTTCCTGCCGGAGACACGCCACGAGGTGGCGATCGGCTGGCGTCTGGGCTCGCAGTTCTGGGGCCAGGGCTACGCCTCCGAGGCGGCGCAGGCCACCCTGGAGTTCGCGCTCCAGGACCGCGGGCTGGAGCGGGTCGTCGCCGTCATCAGGGTGGGCGACACCGCGTCGGAGAACGTCGCCCGCAAGCTCGGCATGGCGCTGGAGCGCGAGGTGCAGCACCCGGAGCACGGGTACCCCCTCCAGATCCACTCCATCGACCTCACCGAGTACCAGGGCTGA